In Bacillus sp. DX3.1, the following proteins share a genomic window:
- a CDS encoding D-alanyl-D-alanine carboxypeptidase family protein: protein MVNCKKIMVFVMVSCLFFLVPMTLYAETGTAPAPPHVPGSDPNVFGQFAVSIDAKTGDVLYDKNAYQHAFPASMTKVLTAILLMEHVKPEEKLTFSQAALDQEKSNYQLEFQVGETVDRNTALMILMVLSANDVAYIIGERVGGSIENFANMMNEKAKQLGAKDSHFITPNGLHDPNHYTTPYDMAMIARGVQQYPEILQAMNTKRTTVTTSRQTVSIFNRGNYFENPNSIGGKTGFTNEARNTLVLFNEKDGNRIVNVVMASQRPEIYEDMRQIADYSFLQFTKQMVLDKTNWRQKTTYLNKNVDGELERSAELMLKKEEGKNVQTVFRSAPVDEGKLYERGIHRGDVIGTVDVKKNNQTIESINVLSKEDVTFEMPKKNVVPSESSESKYSYEMLASIGGGFIALLVLGIYLVRRGKKNTVSEEK from the coding sequence ATGGTAAATTGTAAGAAGATTATGGTTTTTGTTATGGTGAGTTGTTTGTTCTTTTTAGTGCCTATGACATTGTATGCTGAAACTGGCACTGCACCAGCACCACCACATGTACCTGGGTCAGATCCAAATGTATTTGGTCAGTTTGCAGTTTCAATTGATGCGAAGACGGGGGATGTGTTGTATGACAAAAATGCATATCAACATGCATTTCCGGCAAGTATGACGAAGGTGTTGACTGCTATTTTATTAATGGAGCATGTAAAACCAGAGGAGAAACTTACGTTTTCACAAGCGGCACTAGATCAGGAGAAGAGTAATTATCAACTTGAGTTTCAAGTGGGGGAAACAGTAGATCGTAATACAGCACTGATGATTTTAATGGTGCTAAGTGCCAACGATGTTGCTTATATAATTGGTGAGCGTGTCGGAGGAAGCATAGAAAATTTTGCGAATATGATGAATGAGAAAGCGAAGCAGTTGGGGGCAAAAGATAGTCATTTTATAACGCCAAATGGCTTGCATGATCCGAATCATTATACGACTCCATATGATATGGCCATGATTGCGAGAGGTGTTCAGCAATATCCTGAGATTTTACAGGCGATGAATACGAAACGGACAACTGTTACAACATCAAGACAGACGGTATCTATTTTTAATAGAGGAAATTATTTTGAAAACCCAAATAGTATTGGTGGGAAAACGGGTTTTACAAATGAAGCACGTAATACACTTGTGTTGTTCAATGAGAAAGATGGCAACCGCATTGTGAATGTTGTGATGGCATCACAAAGACCAGAAATTTATGAAGATATGCGTCAAATTGCGGATTATTCATTTTTACAATTTACGAAGCAAATGGTGCTAGATAAAACGAATTGGCGACAGAAAACAACATATTTAAATAAAAATGTAGATGGTGAACTAGAACGAAGTGCGGAGCTTATGTTAAAGAAAGAAGAAGGAAAGAATGTTCAAACGGTATTTCGATCCGCTCCAGTTGATGAGGGAAAGCTGTATGAAAGAGGCATTCATCGTGGTGATGTCATTGGAACAGTGGATGTGAAGAAAAATAATCAAACGATTGAAAGTATTAATGTTCTCTCAAAAGAAGATGTTACATTTGAAATGCCGAAAAAGAATGTAGTGCCATCCGAATCATCTGAATCAAAGTACTCGTATGAAATGCTTGCAAGTATTGGGGGAGGGTTTATTGCTTTGCTGGTACTTGGTATATATTTAGTAAGACGGGGTAAAAAGAATACGGTTTCAGAAGAAAAATAG
- the sipW gene encoding signal peptidase I SipW, whose product MKLVWKIMSNVISFVLFAVMVCLAFVVISSKVSGGDPTVMGYQFKTVLSGSMEPTFLTGSVIAVEPTKDGSKYKKGDVITFKESDKKLVTHRIIGVKNVNGKVMYETKGDNNNGPDLEPVLAENVVGKYGDITVPYVGYLLSYANSKAGAALLLIIPGILLLGYSAISIFTAIRSIDEEKKNKSSDVGESV is encoded by the coding sequence ATGAAACTAGTTTGGAAGATTATGAGTAATGTTATCTCATTTGTTTTATTTGCGGTAATGGTTTGTTTAGCGTTTGTTGTGATTTCATCAAAAGTAAGTGGCGGAGATCCAACAGTGATGGGATATCAATTTAAAACGGTATTATCTGGATCCATGGAACCGACATTTTTAACAGGATCGGTTATTGCGGTGGAACCGACGAAAGATGGATCTAAATATAAAAAAGGGGATGTTATTACATTTAAAGAAAGTGATAAGAAACTTGTAACGCACCGTATTATTGGCGTGAAAAATGTAAATGGAAAAGTGATGTATGAAACAAAAGGTGATAATAACAATGGCCCAGATTTAGAACCAGTTCTTGCCGAAAATGTAGTTGGAAAGTATGGAGATATTACGGTTCCGTATGTTGGATATTTATTGAGCTATGCAAATTCTAAAGCAGGAGCAGCTTTACTATTAATCATTCCGGGGATACTTTTGCTTGGATATTCTGCAATTTCTATTTTTACTGCTATTCGCAGCATCGATGAAGAAAAGAAAAATAAATCTTCAGATGTAGGAGAATCTGTGTAA
- a CDS encoding DUF4047 domain-containing protein gives MSKSSKKIKTILMLPCMCSIAFYLGSQVVTYTEASFVNETKIQSAISTAIVFPKTIDTLTKEAVQHERSILNAYEEMLRVGEPDSVAALQQQEKVWKQQHEKMKPAYEALQKIYTEIEGHYNQAVESTKNNKSESSQQVLQYVQAGFTAVKSIRDNVDKQVNLQQIDEKIVSLQKQIEEEAKKASKEQQEVEKKTQAEQVASSSQTKEEIQQQTKSSSESIKQSQNTEQDTPAVQQKAEKKEEIAVKEVQ, from the coding sequence ATGTCAAAATCTTCAAAGAAAATAAAAACAATACTCATGTTACCGTGTATGTGTTCAATAGCTTTTTACTTGGGCTCTCAAGTAGTTACGTATACAGAAGCTTCTTTTGTAAATGAGACAAAAATACAATCCGCCATTTCTACAGCAATTGTATTTCCAAAAACGATCGATACATTAACGAAAGAGGCCGTGCAGCATGAACGCTCTATTTTGAATGCATATGAAGAGATGCTGCGTGTGGGAGAACCTGATTCTGTTGCAGCACTGCAGCAACAGGAAAAAGTGTGGAAGCAGCAACATGAGAAGATGAAGCCTGCGTATGAAGCATTGCAAAAGATATATACAGAAATAGAAGGCCACTATAACCAAGCGGTAGAAAGTACAAAAAATAATAAAAGTGAATCAAGTCAACAAGTGCTTCAATATGTACAAGCTGGTTTTACAGCGGTCAAGAGTATTCGTGACAATGTGGACAAGCAAGTGAACCTACAGCAAATTGACGAGAAAATTGTTTCCTTACAAAAGCAAATTGAAGAAGAAGCGAAGAAAGCAAGTAAAGAGCAGCAGGAAGTAGAAAAGAAAACACAAGCTGAACAAGTAGCATCTTCTTCGCAAACAAAAGAAGAGATCCAGCAACAGACAAAATCTAGTTCCGAGTCAATTAAACAATCCCAGAATACAGAACAAGACACGCCAGCAGTTCAACAAAAAGCAGAGAAAAAAGAAGAAATCGCTGTAAAGGAAGTTCAGTAA
- a CDS encoding CalY family protein, which translates to MGIKKKLGMGIASAVLGASLIGGGTFAYFSDKEVTNNTFAAGTLDLSVDPTTIIDVDNIKPGDTMTRDFQLINNGSLDIKTVKLLTDYKVIDANGNNQEDFGKHIRVNFFWNWDKLSEPIFSTTLADLKGMSPDAVEESIFAGWFAENGGLQHGDSDYLWVQYEFVDNGQDQNQFQGDKLELQWTFEAEQTEGEEK; encoded by the coding sequence ATGGGAATTAAGAAAAAATTAGGAATGGGAATTGCATCTGCGGTATTAGGGGCATCTTTAATCGGTGGAGGAACATTTGCATATTTTAGTGACAAAGAAGTAACGAACAATACGTTTGCTGCAGGTACGTTAGATCTTTCTGTAGATCCAACGACAATTATTGATGTTGATAATATCAAACCGGGAGATACGATGACACGTGATTTTCAGCTTATCAATAACGGTTCGTTAGATATCAAAACTGTGAAATTATTAACGGATTATAAAGTAATAGATGCAAATGGTAATAACCAAGAAGATTTCGGTAAGCACATTCGTGTAAACTTCTTCTGGAACTGGGATAAATTAAGTGAGCCTATTTTCTCAACAACATTGGCTGACTTGAAAGGGATGTCTCCAGATGCAGTTGAAGAGAGCATCTTTGCTGGCTGGTTTGCAGAAAATGGCGGTTTACAACATGGTGATTCTGATTACTTATGGGTACAATACGAATTTGTTGATAATGGACAAGACCAAAATCAATTCCAAGGTGATAAACTTGAATTGCAATGGACATTTGAAGCAGAGCAAACAGAAGGTGAAGAAAAATAA
- a CDS encoding LPXTG cell wall anchor domain-containing protein has translation MLVVYSVIALLIGITTNIEQVRAEERQEIDISLTPKEVLFHVSDMKPGDWANRSIRVNNEGISKLTYIMKSEAVDGSNELYEALKIAVKDKEKILYEGSLRDFGKMKGRTLAVGQSDELTYTVRVPEELGNEYQGLQTKVKFIFYAEGANGSGGEIGNGNGTGNDQSGSSTVNPGNDWQLPRTGMQQTNMILLGIGLILVGFYLYRKHRKS, from the coding sequence GTGTTAGTTGTGTATAGTGTTATAGCATTGCTCATTGGTATTACAACGAACATTGAGCAAGTGCGTGCGGAGGAGAGACAAGAAATAGATATAAGTCTTACACCAAAAGAAGTACTATTTCATGTGTCGGACATGAAGCCAGGAGACTGGGCAAATCGAAGTATCCGTGTTAACAATGAAGGAATAAGCAAACTAACATATATAATGAAAAGTGAAGCTGTTGACGGATCTAATGAATTATATGAAGCTCTTAAAATTGCTGTAAAAGATAAAGAAAAAATCTTATATGAAGGGAGTTTAAGGGATTTTGGAAAAATGAAAGGGCGTACACTGGCAGTAGGCCAAAGTGATGAGCTTACTTATACGGTGCGTGTTCCGGAAGAACTTGGCAATGAGTATCAAGGTTTACAAACGAAAGTGAAGTTTATTTTTTATGCTGAAGGGGCTAATGGAAGTGGTGGAGAAATAGGAAACGGAAATGGAACGGGAAACGATCAATCTGGATCTTCTACTGTGAATCCGGGTAATGATTGGCAATTACCACGTACAGGTATGCAGCAGACTAATATGATTTTACTAGGGATCGGACTGATATTAGTTGGATTTTATTTGTATAGGAAACATAGGAAGAGTTAA
- the calY gene encoding biofilm matrix protein CalY, with protein MSLKKKLGMGVASAALGLSLIGGGTFAYFSDKEVSNNTFAAGTLDLAVNPKTIIDIDNLKPGDTVKKEFLLQNKGSLAIKDVKLATKYSVTDAKGDNAGEDFGKHIKVNFIWNWDTQSEPVYETTLAELQNLDPDLVAKEIFAPEWGEEGGLEAGTEDYLWVQFEFVDNNADQNIFQGDKLNLEWTFNANQTEGEEK; from the coding sequence GTGAGCTTAAAGAAAAAGTTAGGAATGGGAGTCGCATCAGCGGCATTGGGGTTATCTTTAATCGGTGGAGGAACGTTCGCATACTTTAGCGATAAAGAAGTATCAAATAATACATTTGCAGCGGGTACGTTAGATCTTGCGGTTAATCCAAAAACAATTATTGATATTGATAACTTAAAACCTGGTGATACTGTAAAGAAAGAATTCTTATTACAAAACAAAGGTTCTTTAGCAATTAAAGATGTAAAGTTAGCAACTAAATATTCAGTAACTGATGCTAAAGGTGATAATGCTGGTGAAGACTTTGGTAAGCATATTAAAGTGAACTTCATTTGGAACTGGGATACACAAAGTGAGCCTGTATATGAAACAACGTTAGCAGAATTACAAAATTTAGATCCAGACCTTGTAGCAAAAGAAATCTTTGCTCCAGAATGGGGTGAAGAAGGCGGCTTAGAAGCTGGAACAGAAGACTATCTATGGGTACAATTTGAATTTGTAGACAATAATGCAGATCAAAATATCTTCCAAGGTGATAAGTTGAATTTAGAATGGACATTCAATGCAAACCAAACAGAGGGTGAAGAGAAGTAA
- a CDS encoding helix-turn-helix domain-containing protein, with protein sequence MIGERIKRLRLQRGISLTELAEKAGVAKSYISSIERNLQKNPSIQFLEKIANVLQIPVDILLHDETTSENQLDSEWTTLVKEAMNSGVSKEQFREFLEFTKWKKNQK encoded by the coding sequence ATGATTGGAGAACGTATAAAACGCCTTCGTCTACAAAGAGGGATTTCTTTAACAGAACTTGCTGAAAAAGCGGGTGTCGCTAAATCTTACATTAGTTCCATCGAACGTAATTTACAAAAAAATCCCTCCATTCAATTTCTCGAAAAGATTGCTAATGTTCTGCAGATTCCGGTTGATATACTCCTTCATGACGAAACAACATCTGAAAATCAATTAGATTCTGAATGGACAACTCTTGTTAAAGAAGCGATGAATTCTGGTGTATCAAAAGAACAGTTCCGCGAATTTCTAGAATTTACAAAATGGAAGAAAAACCAGAAATAA
- a CDS encoding anti-repressor SinI family protein, translating to MYKENTEKLDQEWIDLMLEALDAGIAIQEIEHFFHHVKHPSGN from the coding sequence TTGTACAAAGAGAATACCGAAAAACTAGATCAAGAATGGATTGATTTAATGCTTGAAGCTCTAGATGCAGGAATTGCTATTCAAGAAATCGAACACTTTTTCCACCATGTGAAACACCCTTCTGGAAACTAA
- a CDS encoding immune inhibitor A domain-containing protein: MRKKPFKVLSTLAAAAVLSCTFGVGSQSAYAETPGKIVTSSPVDDHLIPEERLAEALKKRGVIDKSASKEDTLKAVEKYVEKKKGDNPGKDPAAGDSVTQEASDFMKTVKDANMKAKEKVDQPANGSAGQPSSPKGNLNGKVPTNPAKEAPYNGEVRKDKVLVLLVEYDDFKHNNIDQEPGYMYSDDFNKEHYEKMLFGDEPFTLYDGSKIETFKQYYEEQSGGSYTVDGTVTQWLKVPGKAADYGADAGEGHDNKGPKGPRDLVKDALKAAVDSGLDLSQFDEFDQYDVNGNGNKNEPDGLVDHLMVLHAGVGQEAGGGKLGDDAIWSHRWTIGPKPYPVEGTTAKVPYWGGKMAAFDYTVEPEDGAVGVFAHEFGHDLGLPDEYDTKYSGGGEPVQAWSIMSGGSWAGEIAGTTPTSFSPQNKEFFQKNMGGNWANIVEVDYEKLNKGIGLATYLDQSVTKSNRPGLIRVNLPDKEVKGIEPAFGKKYYYSTKGDDLHTTMETPLFDLTNATNAKFDFKSLYEIETDYDLLEVHAVTEDGTKTLIDKIGDENVKGGADTTLGKWVDKSYDLSQFKGKKVKLVFEYITDGGLALNGFALDNASLTVDGQVVFSDDAEGDAKLKLNGFVVSNGFDKKDHHYYLEWRNYSGSDEALKHARGPVYNTGLVVWYADETYLDNWVGVHPGDGFLGVVDSHPEAIAGVLNGKPTYKDSTRFQIADAAFSFNQTPAWKVVHPTRGTFVYDGLPGVAKFDDSKAYINQQIPDAGRNVPKLGLKFEVVGQADDNSAGAVRLYRK; the protein is encoded by the coding sequence ATGAGAAAGAAACCTTTTAAGGTACTGTCCACGCTTGCTGCGGCAGCCGTGCTTAGTTGCACATTTGGGGTTGGAAGTCAGTCTGCTTATGCAGAAACACCAGGTAAAATTGTGACTTCAAGCCCAGTTGATGATCATTTAATTCCAGAAGAGCGTTTAGCAGAAGCTCTTAAGAAACGTGGGGTTATTGACAAGTCTGCTTCAAAAGAAGACACGCTAAAAGCTGTTGAAAAGTATGTAGAGAAAAAGAAAGGTGATAACCCTGGAAAAGACCCAGCAGCGGGGGATAGCGTGACGCAAGAAGCTTCAGACTTTATGAAAACAGTAAAAGATGCAAACATGAAAGCGAAAGAAAAAGTAGATCAACCAGCTAATGGTAGTGCTGGTCAACCAAGTAGTCCTAAAGGGAATTTAAATGGGAAAGTACCAACTAATCCAGCAAAAGAAGCTCCGTATAATGGAGAAGTTCGTAAAGATAAAGTGCTTGTGTTACTTGTTGAGTATGATGATTTTAAACATAATAACATTGATCAAGAGCCAGGTTATATGTATTCAGATGACTTTAATAAAGAGCATTATGAAAAAATGCTCTTTGGTGATGAGCCGTTCACGTTATACGATGGTTCAAAAATTGAAACATTTAAACAATACTACGAAGAACAATCAGGTGGTAGTTACACGGTAGATGGAACAGTGACACAATGGTTAAAAGTTCCTGGTAAAGCGGCTGACTACGGTGCTGATGCTGGAGAAGGTCATGATAACAAAGGACCAAAAGGACCACGTGATCTTGTAAAAGATGCATTGAAAGCGGCGGTAGATAGCGGATTAGACTTATCGCAATTTGACGAGTTTGATCAATATGATGTGAATGGTAATGGAAATAAAAATGAGCCAGATGGGCTTGTAGATCACTTAATGGTACTCCATGCAGGTGTAGGGCAAGAAGCTGGTGGCGGTAAATTAGGAGATGACGCAATTTGGTCACATCGCTGGACAATTGGACCAAAACCATATCCAGTAGAGGGTACAACAGCAAAAGTTCCATATTGGGGCGGTAAAATGGCAGCATTTGATTACACAGTTGAGCCAGAAGATGGAGCAGTTGGTGTATTCGCACATGAATTTGGTCATGATTTAGGTCTTCCAGATGAGTATGATACGAAGTATTCTGGAGGCGGAGAACCAGTGCAAGCTTGGTCTATTATGAGTGGTGGTAGCTGGGCTGGTGAAATTGCTGGAACAACGCCAACAAGCTTCTCTCCGCAAAACAAAGAGTTCTTTCAAAAGAACATGGGCGGAAACTGGGCGAACATTGTAGAAGTAGATTACGAGAAATTAAATAAAGGTATCGGTTTAGCAACATACTTAGATCAAAGTGTAACGAAATCTAATCGACCAGGTTTAATTCGTGTTAATTTACCAGATAAAGAGGTAAAAGGAATTGAGCCTGCATTCGGTAAGAAATATTACTATAGTACAAAAGGTGATGACCTTCATACAACAATGGAGACACCACTGTTCGATTTAACGAATGCAACAAATGCGAAATTTGATTTCAAATCATTATACGAAATTGAAACAGATTATGATTTATTAGAAGTACATGCAGTAACAGAAGATGGAACAAAAACATTAATTGACAAGATTGGCGATGAAAATGTAAAAGGTGGCGCAGATACAACTCTTGGAAAATGGGTAGACAAATCGTATGATTTAAGCCAATTCAAAGGTAAAAAAGTGAAACTTGTATTTGAATATATTACAGATGGTGGTTTAGCGCTTAATGGCTTTGCACTTGATAATGCATCTTTAACAGTAGATGGACAAGTTGTCTTCTCTGATGATGCAGAAGGCGATGCAAAATTGAAATTAAATGGATTCGTTGTATCAAACGGATTTGATAAGAAAGATCATCATTACTATTTAGAGTGGAGAAACTATTCTGGTTCTGACGAAGCGTTAAAACATGCACGTGGGCCTGTATATAACACTGGTTTAGTTGTATGGTATGCTGATGAAACCTACCTTGATAACTGGGTTGGTGTCCATCCAGGAGATGGTTTCTTAGGAGTCGTAGATTCACATCCTGAAGCAATCGCTGGAGTTTTAAATGGAAAACCAACGTATAAAGATAGCACACGTTTCCAAATTGCGGATGCTGCATTCTCATTCAACCAAACACCAGCTTGGAAAGTTGTACATCCAACACGTGGCACATTCGTATATGATGGATTACCAGGTGTAGCGAAGTTTGACGATTCTAAAGCTTATATCAACCAACAAATTCCAGATGCAGGACGTAACGTACCGAAGCTTGGCTTGAAATTTGAAGTAGTTGGCCAAGCAGACGATAACTCTGCAGGAGCAGTTCGCTTATACCGTAAATAA
- a CDS encoding aldehyde dehydrogenase has product MNITSIVKRQKAYFYKGNTRNIEERKKHLQRLYEGIQHFESDIFQALKLDLNKSDHESFTTEVGYVLKEISFLKKHLSSWSKPKRVRTALTHFGSRGKIVPEPYGVTLVMAPWNYPFQLAVAPLVGALAAGNTVILKPSELTPNVSKLLAKMLQELFPAELVAVVEGGVDESTALLKEPFDYIFFTGSVGIGKVVMEAAAKRLTPLTLELGGKSPCIVHKDAKLEVAARRIVWGKFLNAGQTCVAPDYIYVHSSVKEQFIEALRTEIRNQYGEQPLQNAKYVRIVSKRHFERLCSFLQDGTLEVGGKYNEDALQIEPTVLTNITWQDTVMEDEIFGPILPLMEYNKIEDVITTVQQHPKPLALYVFSENKEIQKQVIRNISYGGGCINDVVYHLATPYLPFGGVGNSGLGSYHGEQSFRTFSHYKSILLQSTAFDMKIRYSSTKSALKFIRKLLK; this is encoded by the coding sequence ATGAATATCACTTCTATTGTGAAAAGACAAAAGGCATATTTTTATAAAGGAAACACAAGAAATATAGAAGAGAGAAAAAAGCATTTACAAAGATTATATGAAGGAATTCAACATTTTGAATCGGACATTTTCCAAGCATTGAAACTAGATTTAAATAAGTCGGATCATGAATCGTTTACGACAGAAGTCGGGTATGTATTAAAGGAAATTTCATTTCTAAAAAAGCATCTTTCTTCATGGAGTAAGCCGAAGCGTGTTCGAACAGCATTAACACATTTTGGTTCAAGAGGAAAAATAGTTCCAGAGCCGTACGGCGTAACACTTGTGATGGCTCCGTGGAATTATCCGTTTCAACTTGCCGTAGCGCCACTTGTAGGTGCCCTTGCGGCTGGAAACACAGTTATACTAAAACCGTCTGAATTAACACCTAACGTCTCTAAGCTGCTTGCAAAGATGCTACAGGAGTTATTTCCAGCAGAACTTGTTGCGGTTGTTGAAGGCGGAGTTGATGAGAGTACAGCCTTATTAAAAGAGCCATTTGATTACATTTTCTTTACTGGTAGCGTTGGAATTGGAAAAGTTGTGATGGAAGCAGCGGCCAAAAGGTTGACGCCGCTCACGCTAGAACTTGGTGGTAAGAGTCCATGCATTGTACATAAAGATGCAAAATTAGAAGTAGCGGCACGGCGCATCGTATGGGGGAAGTTTTTAAATGCTGGACAAACCTGTGTCGCACCGGATTATATCTATGTTCATTCTTCTGTGAAAGAACAATTTATAGAAGCATTACGAACTGAAATACGAAATCAATATGGTGAACAACCGTTACAAAATGCAAAATATGTTCGGATTGTAAGTAAGCGTCATTTTGAGAGACTATGCTCTTTTTTACAGGATGGTACGCTAGAAGTTGGTGGGAAATATAATGAGGATGCTTTGCAAATTGAGCCGACAGTTTTAACAAATATAACTTGGCAGGATACAGTCATGGAGGATGAGATTTTCGGACCGATTTTGCCCCTTATGGAATATAACAAAATAGAAGATGTCATTACAACGGTTCAACAGCATCCAAAGCCACTGGCCTTATATGTATTTTCAGAGAATAAAGAAATTCAGAAACAAGTTATACGGAACATCTCATATGGGGGAGGCTGTATCAATGATGTTGTGTATCATCTTGCTACGCCATATTTACCCTTTGGCGGGGTGGGAAATAGTGGGTTAGGCAGCTATCATGGTGAACAGAGTTTTCGCACATTTTCTCACTATAAAAGCATTTTGTTGCAATCAACGGCATTCGATATGAAAATTCGCTATTCTTCTACAAAAAGTGCTTTAAAATTTATACGAAAGTTGTTAAAATAG
- a CDS encoding ABC transporter ATP-binding protein: MKKIIKVEAVEKHFGEQVIIPPLSLDIKEGEFLTILGPSGCGKTTLLRMIAGFETPTKGDLLLDDEKINDLPPYKRHMNLVFQHYALFPHMTVEKNICFGMKMQKVSAAEQKERAEEAMRLTQLLEFRNRKPSKLSGGQQQRVAIARAIVNNPRVLLLDEPLGALDFKLRKDLQRELKSLQRNLGITFIYVTHDQEEAMSMSDRIVVMNKGHIEQIGTPKEIYKEPKTMFVATFIGENNIIQNGETYVAVRPENVKIRSVEQPVMQEYHLGHIEDIEFVGNMEKLYVRDEKTSELLMAYQTAEESAQWSIGDNVYVGWVQEDEVTLN, translated from the coding sequence ATGAAAAAGATTATTAAAGTTGAAGCGGTAGAAAAACATTTTGGAGAACAAGTGATTATTCCACCTCTTTCTTTAGATATTAAAGAAGGGGAATTTTTAACGATTCTTGGACCGAGTGGTTGCGGTAAGACGACTTTACTTCGTATGATTGCTGGGTTTGAAACTCCTACAAAAGGTGATCTTTTACTTGATGATGAAAAAATCAATGATTTGCCACCTTATAAGCGTCATATGAACCTAGTGTTCCAGCATTACGCATTATTCCCACATATGACAGTTGAGAAAAACATCTGTTTTGGTATGAAAATGCAAAAGGTATCGGCCGCAGAACAAAAAGAGCGTGCGGAAGAAGCGATGCGCTTAACACAGCTACTTGAATTTCGTAATCGTAAGCCTTCAAAACTTTCGGGTGGACAGCAGCAACGTGTAGCGATTGCTAGAGCGATTGTAAACAATCCTCGTGTGTTATTACTGGATGAACCACTCGGAGCACTTGACTTCAAGTTAAGAAAAGATTTGCAGCGTGAATTAAAGAGCTTGCAGCGTAACTTAGGAATTACGTTCATTTATGTGACGCATGACCAAGAAGAAGCGATGAGTATGAGCGACCGCATCGTTGTTATGAATAAAGGACATATTGAGCAGATCGGTACGCCTAAGGAGATTTATAAAGAGCCGAAAACAATGTTCGTTGCGACATTCATCGGTGAAAATAATATTATTCAAAATGGGGAAACCTACGTAGCAGTACGCCCAGAAAATGTAAAAATACGCTCGGTTGAGCAACCGGTTATGCAAGAATATCACCTTGGACATATTGAAGATATTGAGTTTGTTGGAAATATGGAAAAACTTTATGTACGTGATGAAAAAACATCAGAATTATTAATGGCGTATCAAACTGCCGAAGAATCAGCGCAGTGGAGCATTGGAGATAATGTATATGTAGGCTGGGTGCAAGAGGATGAGGTGACCTTAAATTGA
- a CDS encoding ABC transporter permease, translated as MRKGKLLALPTVTWLLIFFLFPLLFVLAFAFLQRGAYGTVEMKFTLDNISRVFDPLYMNTLWETVKIAFITTALCLFIGYPFAYTITIVDRKYRSILLLLATIPFWINFLVRSYAWIVILRSQGLVNTLLLKLGIITEPLNLLYNTPSVVLGMVYSLLPFMILPVYASIEQLDKRKLEAAYDLGATPFKAFWHVTVPMTMSGIATGSILVFVSSIGMFVVSDVMGGSKVALIGNVIQNQFLGARDWPFGSALSIIVVLFSVLLIYLYYRATKVYKYGNGGE; from the coding sequence TTGAGAAAAGGGAAACTACTCGCATTACCTACAGTTACATGGTTGCTCATCTTCTTTTTATTTCCACTCTTATTCGTATTAGCATTTGCGTTCTTGCAGCGCGGAGCATACGGAACAGTAGAGATGAAATTTACATTAGATAACATATCGCGCGTGTTTGATCCATTGTATATGAATACATTATGGGAAACAGTGAAAATTGCGTTTATTACAACGGCTCTTTGTTTATTCATTGGTTATCCATTTGCGTATACGATCACAATTGTGGACCGAAAATATCGTTCCATTTTACTGCTATTAGCAACAATTCCGTTTTGGATTAATTTCCTTGTACGTTCCTATGCATGGATTGTCATTTTACGTTCACAAGGCCTTGTAAATACATTATTACTGAAGTTAGGTATTATTACTGAACCGTTAAATTTATTGTATAATACACCTTCTGTTGTATTAGGTATGGTATATTCTTTACTACCATTTATGATTTTACCGGTGTATGCATCGATTGAACAACTTGATAAACGAAAGCTAGAAGCAGCATATGATTTAGGGGCAACACCATTTAAAGCATTTTGGCATGTAACAGTGCCAATGACAATGTCAGGGATTGCAACGGGTTCGATTTTAGTATTTGTTTCATCTATTGGAATGTTCGTTGTATCCGACGTAATGGGCGGATCAAAAGTAGCATTAATCGGAAACGTCATTCAAAACCAATTTTTAGGTGCGCGTGATTGGCCATTTGGATCAGCGTTATCTATCATTGTTGTTCTGTTCTCCGTTCTGTTAATTTACTTATATTATCGTGCTACGAAAGTATATAAATACGGAAACGGAGGGGAATAG